The Pogona vitticeps strain Pit_001003342236 chromosome 3, PviZW2.1, whole genome shotgun sequence genome includes a window with the following:
- the LOC110090148 gene encoding acetylserotonin O-methyltransferase-like: MDSIEDFESIQVLHQYQYGLLISKVMFTASELGVFDLLLESGEPLSSGAIAEHLGTSPSGMERLLEACVGLKFLRMERKENRSLYGNSALADLYLAKSSPKSQYNFMNLLSENLYPSAQYLTEAVREGTEQLESIYGASSKNCFEVLYRSDERLYRFSRAMDDVWSLCGKEVVSAFDLSNFPLICDVGGAAGTLAKECISLYPNSTAIVFDLPEVVESLKKDPAFSQESWMTFQTGDFFKDPVPEADLYILARILHSWNDEKCIQLLTKLHRACKPGGGVLVVELVLDEDKCGPPEAHLYSMLMLLHNKGKERTSSEYQALFTAAGFKEMQLKKGTLYDTLMGRK, encoded by the exons ATGGATTCTATTGAAGACTTTGAAAGTATTCAAGTCTTACATCAGTACCAGTATGGACTTCTCATTTCCAAG GTTATGTTCACTGCCTCTGAGTTGGGAGTATTTGATCTGCTCTTGGAGTCGGGAGAACCCCTGAGCTCAGGGGCCATTGCTGAACACCTCGGCACCAGCCCCAGTGGAATGGAGAGGCTGCTGGAGGCCTGCGTGGGCTTAAAGTTCCTGAGGATGGAGAGGAAGGAGAATAGAA GTCTTTATGGAAACTCGGCCCTTGCGGATCTCTACCTTGCTAAATCAAGCCCGAAGTCACAGTATAATTTCATGAACTTACTGTCGGAAAATCTGTATCCAAGTGCGCAATATCTGACTGAGGCTGTGAG AGAGGGAACTGAACAACTTGAATCAATATATGGTGCTTCATCAAAGAATTGTTTTGAGGTGCTTTACAG ATCAGATGAGAGGCTGTACAGATTCTCCAGGGCCATGGATGATGTCTGGAGTCTTTGTGGTAAAGAAGTGGTGTCTGCATTTGATCTTTCTAATTTCCCACTCATTTGTGATGTGGGTG GAGCTGCTGGTACCTTAGCTAAAGAATGCATTTCATTGTACCCAAATTCTACTGCAATAGTATTTGACCTACCCGAAGTAGTGGAAAGTTTAAAGAAGGATCCTGCGTTTTCTCAGGAAAGCTGGATGACTTTCCAGACAG gggatttttttaaagatccgGTTCCTGAAGCTGACCTATATATTTTGGCTAGGATCCTGCATAGCTGGAATGATGAAAAATGTATACAGCTGCTAACCAAACTGCATAGGGCCTGCAAACCTG GTGGTGGAGTGTTAGTGGTTGAACTGGTTCTCGATGAGGATAAATGTGGGCCTCCAGAAGCCCACCTATACTCCATGCTGATGTTGCTCCACAATAAGGGGAAAGAACGGACCTCCTCTGAGTACCAGGCACTCTTCACGGCTGCTGGCTTCAAGGAGATGCAGCTCAAGAAAGGAACGTTGTATGACACCCTCATGGGAAGAAAATAA